The DNA segment CCGCGCCAGGTGCGCGTACCGCGCGGTGGTCTCCACCTTCGTGTGACCCAGGAGCTTCCCGATCATGGTCAGCCCCTCGCCGAGAGCCAGCGCCCGCGACGCGAACGAGTGGCGGCAGTCGTGAAGCCGCACGTCCTCCAGCTTCGCGCGCCTGCGTATCCGGTCCCAGGGGTCGTTTAGGTTCCGGAGGTGCGTACCCGCCTTCTTCCCCGGAATCACGTGCGGGTTCCCCTCCACCCGCGGGATGCCGGCGAGCACCCGGGCCGCTTCCGGCGAAAGCGGCGCCACCCGCGCGCCGGGCTTGGAATCCGCGAGCCTGAGCTCGCGCGCATCGAGGTCCACGTCCCGCCAGCGGAGCGTCAGCACCTCGTTCCGCCGCAACCCCGTGAGCAGCAGCAGCCGGATCGCCGCCACCGCGTGCACCGACATTCCCCTTGCGGCCTCGGCCTCCGCCAGCGCCCGCCCCAGGCGGCGGAATTCCTCCTCGCTGAGAAAACGCTCGCGCCCGCGCTCGCGGTTCTTCACCACCAGCCGGCACGGGTTGCTCGCCTCCGGCATCTCCCCCCGGTCCTCCGCCGAGTTCCAGATGCGCGACAGCGCCTCCACCGTCCGGTTCGCCATCGACGGCGTCCCGCGCATCGAGTGGTGCAGTTCCGTCACCCGCTTGTGATCCACCGCCAGCGCCGGCGCCCTGCCCAGCGCCGGCAGCAGGTGCTTGCGGACGATCAGCGTGTACATCTCCACCGTCCTGGGCTTGCACCGCACGGCCACGTGCTCCTCAAGCCACCGGCGCGCAATCTCCCCCACCGTGGGACCCTCGGCCAGCGCCGCCGCCGGCTGCGCCAGCGGCTCCTCCCCCGCCTTGATCCGCGCGATGATCAGTGCCGCCCGCCTGCGCGCTTCTTCCGCCGTCACGATCCCGTGACGGCCCACCGTCACCCGCTTCGCCGCCCTGCCGTTGGCCCGGGTCTGCACCACGTAGTACTTGCTCCCCGACGGGTAGGCGCGGACCCCGAAGCCCGAAAGCTCCGAGTCCCAGTAGACCGTATCCTTCTCCACCACGAGCGCTTCCACCGTGCGTTTCGAGATCGTAGCCGTGGTGAGTTTCGCCATGGACCCGTGCCTCCCTCCGGCTCAGACCGCGTCCGGCGGCAGGATGTCCGCCCCGATGCTGCCCCCGACCCGCGCGGCCGAAACCTTCTCCGTGTCCCGCGCCAGGTGCGCATAGCGCGCCGTCGTCCCCACCTTCGCATGACCCAGCAGCGCCCCTATCATCGTAAGCCCCTCGCCCAGCGCCAGCGCCCGCGACGCGTACGAGTGACGGCAGTCGTGGAGCCGCACGTCGTCGAGCTTCGCCCGCTTGCGGAGCCTCATCCATATCGCATCGAGGTTCCCGAGTCGCTTCCCGGGCCTCCGCCCCGCGATCACCCACGGGTTGTCCTCCGTCCTCGGTATCCCCGCGAGCACCGCCTCCACCGCCGGCGTGAGCGGCACGCTCCGCCATCCTGTCTTGCCGTCCCTTAGCCGAAGCTCCCCCGCCGTGTGATCCACGTCGTCCCACCTGAGCGTCAGGATCTCGTTCCGGCGGCAGCCCGTGAGCAGCAGGAGGCGGATCGCGCCAATGGCGGAGGGGAACACCGAGCCGTCGGCCTCCGCTTCGTCGAGCACCCGGCCCAGCACCCGGTACTCCCCGGGCGTGAGGAAGCGCTCGCGGCGCGCTTCCCTGTAGCGGCGCACCGACCGGCACGGATTGCGCCGCGGCGGCGTCATCCCCCAGGCTTCCGCAAGACGGAACATGTTCGCCAGCACACCCACCGCCGCGTTCGCCCGATAGGGCTTCTCCCGGAGCTTGTGGTGGAACTCCGAGACCTGCGGGCGGTCCACCTCGGAGAGCCGCAAAAGGCCTAGTTTCGGCACGATGTGGAGGCGCAGGATGCGTTCGAAGGCCTCCATCGTCGCGGGCCGGCAGTTCACCCGCACATGGGCCTCCATGTAGCGCTCGGCAAGCTCCGCCACCGTGGGCTCGGGCGCCGCAGGCGGAGGCACGGGCTCCAGCCCCTGCTTGATGCGGTCAATGGCGAGCGCGGCCTTGCGGCGCGCGTCGTCCGGCGTCAGACTCCCGTAGCGGCCGAGCGCGAAGCGCTTCGGCCCCCTGCCCGCACCGCGGGTCTGCACGCACCAGACCTTGCGGCCCGAGGCATAGACCCGGATGCCGAAGCCCGGTAGGTCCCGGTCCCAGACCACGGTGTCGCCCGATTCCACGGCGAGCGCATCGACGGCGCGCTTGGTGAGCTTGACGGGTTGACGCGTGGGCATGGGGCGATCTCCTCCGGTCTCGAAATGCGAAACCGAAAACCGAAGAAAATGTTATCAGGACCGTAATCGAAACGCAACCCACTGAAATCGCACGGTGCAGTGTGGGGTGTCATCATCTGGCGTGGCTTGACCGAACGGCACAGGAGCATGAGGGATTCGGAATTAACCATAAACTACTGTAATATAATGGGTTATTGCAGGGCTGTCGTGAC comes from the Deltaproteobacteria bacterium genome and includes:
- a CDS encoding tyrosine-type recombinase/integrase encodes the protein MAKLTTATISKRTVEALVVEKDTVYWDSELSGFGVRAYPSGSKYYVVQTRANGRAAKRVTVGRHGIVTAEEARRRAALIIARIKAGEEPLAQPAAALAEGPTVGEIARRWLEEHVAVRCKPRTVEMYTLIVRKHLLPALGRAPALAVDHKRVTELHHSMRGTPSMANRTVEALSRIWNSAEDRGEMPEASNPCRLVVKNRERGRERFLSEEEFRRLGRALAEAEAARGMSVHAVAAIRLLLLTGLRRNEVLTLRWRDVDLDARELRLADSKPGARVAPLSPEAARVLAGIPRVEGNPHVIPGKKAGTHLRNLNDPWDRIRRRAKLEDVRLHDCRHSFASRALALGEGLTMIGKLLGHTKVETTARYAHLARESVRESAIRISNSIAADILKGCQVDGGDEAPAGTAA
- a CDS encoding site-specific integrase, which gives rise to MPTRQPVKLTKRAVDALAVESGDTVVWDRDLPGFGIRVYASGRKVWCVQTRGAGRGPKRFALGRYGSLTPDDARRKAALAIDRIKQGLEPVPPPAAPEPTVAELAERYMEAHVRVNCRPATMEAFERILRLHIVPKLGLLRLSEVDRPQVSEFHHKLREKPYRANAAVGVLANMFRLAEAWGMTPPRRNPCRSVRRYREARRERFLTPGEYRVLGRVLDEAEADGSVFPSAIGAIRLLLLTGCRRNEILTLRWDDVDHTAGELRLRDGKTGWRSVPLTPAVEAVLAGIPRTEDNPWVIAGRRPGKRLGNLDAIWMRLRKRAKLDDVRLHDCRHSYASRALALGEGLTMIGALLGHAKVGTTARYAHLARDTEKVSAARVGGSIGADILPPDAV